From a region of the Paenibacillus sp. FSL R10-2734 genome:
- the spoIIE gene encoding stage II sporulation protein E has translation MSKSNVVNLPEWTRVGNEDKKQRQALRTRITAWGQKRRYVQLIAAKKWMLLLSFMGFLLGRAMILDELSPFAAAYFAVIVFMRRDSIVPVAAAIVAGSLFTPFPGALVITAELIIFFLVYKGLESYERIDLSYAPLMVFVSSFMVGLFQIVIGPSLSWYPLMMTTLDALLGFVLTLVFIQALPLLTYKQKSRALRNEEILCLIILLASVMTGLVGWTLNGLSLEHILSRYLILLFAMAGGAPLGAAVGVVTGLILSLADISAIYQMSLLAFSGMLAGMMQSGRKGAVSIGMLLGSTILSVYFTGPGDMMASTWETCVAVVLFLITPKAMISAIAKYVPGTSDHSRSQHEYARRVRDLTAERVTQFSQVFQQLSSSFGQIPRAGEVGKSDREMEDFMNTVTEGACAGCVRRSHCWDAKFYQTYRYMTDMMTTVEECPDITAAQLPPEWSRICGKTGEVLDVMKGQYDLYQHDMRWKRQIYDSRQFVAEQLSGVSQVMEDLAREIKREGQAMYRQEAQIRETLEKLGLSIHGIEILSLDPGRVEIEVVHAYTRGFDECRKMIAPLLSDILDENIAVMSETAVHPREGLSMVTFGSAKAFEVNTGVAVVSKGGDMLSGDSFSTVELGNGTFAVSISDGMGNGERARMESSAALGMLEKLLQSGMDEKLAVKSVNSILLLRSPDEFYATVDMALIDQYSAQTTFMKIASAPSFIRRGSEVIPITSSNLPIGIIKDIDVDLISMQLRAGDILIMMTDGIYDAPGYAVNKEIWMKRLIQELEGDDPQDMADSLLDKVIRYQGNEIHDDMTIVVSRVDHFHPEWSSLHMPGVGRMERPRTVS, from the coding sequence ATGAGTAAAAGCAACGTGGTAAATTTGCCAGAGTGGACAAGAGTGGGAAATGAAGATAAGAAGCAGAGACAAGCCTTACGCACGCGTATTACAGCTTGGGGCCAGAAGCGGCGGTATGTTCAGTTAATTGCAGCGAAGAAATGGATGCTTTTGCTCAGTTTCATGGGGTTTCTGCTAGGTAGAGCCATGATCTTGGACGAACTGTCTCCTTTTGCTGCCGCATACTTTGCCGTCATTGTGTTTATGCGTCGCGACTCTATTGTACCTGTAGCTGCTGCCATTGTAGCTGGAAGTCTTTTTACTCCATTCCCAGGGGCTTTGGTTATTACTGCTGAGCTGATTATTTTCTTTCTAGTTTATAAAGGATTGGAAAGCTATGAACGAATAGATTTGTCTTATGCGCCGCTTATGGTGTTTGTGTCTTCGTTTATGGTTGGCCTGTTCCAGATCGTTATTGGACCTTCTCTTTCTTGGTATCCACTTATGATGACAACACTAGATGCTTTACTAGGCTTTGTGCTTACACTGGTGTTCATTCAGGCGCTGCCTCTACTAACCTATAAGCAAAAGAGTAGAGCGCTTAGGAACGAGGAGATTCTATGCCTTATTATATTACTTGCCTCAGTAATGACGGGCCTTGTGGGTTGGACCCTTAATGGTTTGTCTTTGGAGCATATATTGTCACGATATTTGATTCTACTCTTCGCCATGGCAGGGGGGGCTCCTCTTGGTGCTGCTGTTGGGGTTGTGACCGGATTGATTCTCAGCTTGGCTGATATCAGTGCCATCTATCAGATGAGCCTGCTTGCTTTTTCCGGAATGCTAGCGGGAATGATGCAGAGTGGTCGAAAAGGTGCAGTATCTATCGGTATGTTGCTAGGATCTACGATCCTTTCTGTATATTTTACGGGTCCGGGTGATATGATGGCCTCAACATGGGAGACCTGCGTAGCGGTAGTACTATTTCTTATAACGCCGAAGGCGATGATATCTGCCATTGCTAAATATGTTCCGGGCACGTCAGATCATAGCCGATCTCAACATGAATATGCGCGACGAGTAAGGGATTTAACGGCGGAACGAGTGACACAATTCTCACAAGTGTTCCAGCAACTCTCGAGTAGCTTTGGGCAGATCCCACGTGCTGGAGAAGTGGGGAAGTCAGACCGTGAAATGGAAGATTTCATGAATACGGTAACAGAAGGAGCCTGTGCAGGGTGCGTTCGGCGTTCTCACTGCTGGGATGCAAAATTCTATCAAACGTATAGGTATATGACCGATATGATGACTACTGTTGAGGAATGCCCTGATATTACGGCAGCTCAGTTGCCTCCAGAATGGAGCCGGATTTGCGGTAAAACCGGCGAAGTACTTGATGTTATGAAAGGACAATATGATCTTTACCAACATGATATGCGATGGAAAAGACAAATATACGATAGTCGTCAATTTGTTGCCGAGCAGCTATCCGGCGTATCACAGGTTATGGAGGACTTAGCGAGGGAGATTAAACGTGAGGGACAGGCCATGTATCGTCAGGAAGCTCAAATCCGTGAGACATTGGAGAAATTAGGCTTGTCTATCCATGGTATCGAAATCTTAAGTCTGGATCCTGGGCGTGTAGAAATAGAGGTGGTGCATGCCTATACTCGTGGTTTTGATGAATGCCGTAAAATGATCGCTCCACTCCTCTCTGACATTCTAGATGAGAATATTGCTGTCATGAGCGAGACGGCAGTTCATCCTCGGGAAGGATTGTCGATGGTTACCTTCGGTTCAGCTAAAGCCTTTGAAGTAAATACTGGGGTGGCGGTTGTCTCTAAAGGTGGAGATATGCTATCTGGTGATAGCTTTAGCACCGTAGAGCTTGGAAATGGCACCTTTGCCGTATCCATTAGCGATGGAATGGGAAATGGTGAGCGGGCGAGGATGGAGAGCAGTGCCGCACTCGGTATGTTAGAAAAGCTACTGCAATCTGGTATGGATGAGAAGCTGGCTGTGAAGTCGGTAAACTCTATTCTCTTATTACGTTCTCCAGATGAATTCTATGCCACAGTAGATATGGCGTTAATTGATCAGTATTCGGCACAGACAACTTTTATGAAGATTGCTTCCGCACCGAGCTTTATTCGGAGGGGCAGTGAGGTCATTCCAATAACCTCTAGTAATCTGCCTATAGGAATCATTAAAGATATCGATGTGGACCTGATTAGCATGCAGCTTCGGGCGGGCGATATTTTGATTATGATGACCGATGGTATTTATGATGCGCCTGGATATGCCGTTAATAAGGAGATATGGATGAAACGGTTGATCCAAGAGCTTGAGGGGGATGATCCTCAAGATATGGCGGATAGCCTGTTAGATAAGGTAATCCGTTATCAGGGCAATGAGATCCATGATGATATGACGATTGTCGTTAGTCGTGTAGATCATTTCCATCCGGAATGGTCTAGCCTGCATATGCCGGGTGTCGGCCGTATGGAGCGTCCTCGTACGGTTAGTTAG
- a CDS encoding S1 domain-containing RNA-binding protein — protein MAIEVGTKLEGKVTGITHFGAFVDLSGGVTGLVHISEIADNYVKDVNDHLKISDVVTVKVINVDKDGKIGLSIKQAVDKPASEVRPPRAPRPERPSGGDRFGGGGGSGGGGGGGFNRERGGRPFKPAAGKPSFEDKMSRFLKDSEERISSIKKNTEGKRGGRGAKRV, from the coding sequence ATGGCAATTGAAGTGGGCACCAAGTTAGAAGGCAAAGTGACAGGCATCACGCATTTCGGAGCATTTGTGGATCTGTCAGGAGGTGTCACAGGTCTCGTTCACATCTCGGAAATCGCCGATAATTATGTCAAGGATGTTAACGATCATCTGAAGATTAGTGATGTAGTAACAGTCAAGGTGATCAACGTCGATAAGGACGGCAAGATCGGACTTTCCATTAAGCAGGCAGTTGACAAGCCGGCATCGGAAGTACGTCCGCCTAGAGCTCCAAGACCAGAACGTCCTAGCGGCGGAGACCGTTTCGGCGGCGGTGGCGGCAGTGGTGGTGGAGGCGGCGGTGGATTCAATCGTGAACGGGGTGGGCGTCCATTTAAGCCTGCAGCCGGTAAACCTTCATTCGAGGATAAAATGTCGCGATTCCTGAAAGACAGCGAAGAACGGATATCTTCGATTAAGAAGAACACAGAAGGAAAGCGCGGAGGCCGTGGAGCCAAACGCGTGTAA
- a CDS encoding septum formation initiator family protein: MNRFTAEEKSNHSKNSAAGAKRRRFMWIVFVAVFFGWAGYTYFDQSAVIADKGEQLAKKQENSKDVMASLNQLKYELSRLNDDEYIGQLARKWYNIYPQGETPIRTEQSEQ; the protein is encoded by the coding sequence ATGAACAGATTTACTGCGGAAGAGAAAAGTAATCATAGCAAAAATTCGGCCGCAGGCGCGAAGAGAAGAAGATTTATGTGGATTGTCTTTGTGGCAGTGTTTTTCGGCTGGGCGGGTTATACTTACTTCGATCAAAGCGCTGTTATTGCGGACAAGGGTGAGCAACTCGCTAAGAAGCAGGAGAATAGTAAGGATGTTATGGCATCTTTGAATCAATTAAAATATGAATTATCCAGACTTAATGATGACGAGTATATCGGCCAATTAGCACGTAAATGGTACAATATCTATCCTCAAGGGGAAACTCCTATTCGAACAGAGCAATCAGAGCAATAA
- the yabQ gene encoding spore cortex biosynthesis protein YabQ, whose product MNPAVQWVTLFYMIMAGVTMGLAYDSYRVLSLKFNFPKWLNAMLDLLYWLGAALLVFRMLYAGNQGQLRFYVFLGLFLGVWIYFLIFSVTVRRFVLMLIQAVQYMCRLLWRLVEILIGTPLRWLWRLFIGLLKLLGRILWFILKLLLRLTKPIWVLPVRWISPRLSRVTHSAWIVKITEWITKWRKR is encoded by the coding sequence ATGAATCCTGCAGTTCAGTGGGTGACGCTGTTCTACATGATCATGGCCGGGGTGACGATGGGACTGGCCTATGACAGCTACCGGGTGCTGTCGCTGAAGTTCAATTTTCCCAAATGGCTGAATGCTATGCTAGATCTACTATATTGGCTTGGGGCTGCTTTGCTTGTATTTCGTATGCTGTATGCCGGAAATCAAGGGCAACTACGATTTTATGTCTTTCTAGGTTTATTTCTAGGTGTATGGATCTATTTTTTAATCTTCAGTGTTACGGTGCGGCGTTTTGTGTTAATGTTAATTCAAGCGGTTCAGTATATGTGCAGGTTGCTATGGAGACTTGTGGAGATCTTAATAGGTACACCTCTTCGCTGGCTTTGGCGTCTTTTTATAGGATTGCTAAAACTGCTAGGTCGTATTCTATGGTTCATCCTTAAGCTTCTGCTGCGTCTGACGAAGCCAATTTGGGTATTACCTGTAAGATGGATCTCTCCACGGTTATCGCGGGTGACACATAGCGCCTGGATTGTGAAGATCACTGAATGGATCACCAAATGGCGGAAACGCTGA
- the yabP gene encoding sporulation protein YabP: MIEPGKVNKQHDLHMRSRKQLELTGVQNVESFDSEEFLLRTELGHLTIRGNHLHIKNLSLENGMLSLEGNVHSLIYLDPGSQGKNKGLLGKLFK; this comes from the coding sequence ATGATCGAGCCAGGAAAGGTAAATAAACAGCACGATCTGCACATGCGCAGTCGTAAGCAATTAGAGTTGACGGGCGTGCAAAATGTGGAGAGCTTCGACAGCGAGGAATTTTTGCTTCGTACAGAACTCGGCCATCTCACCATTCGCGGGAATCATTTACATATCAAAAATTTAAGTCTGGAGAACGGAATGTTGTCCTTAGAGGGCAATGTACATTCCCTGATTTATCTCGATCCCGGATCGCAGGGCAAAAACAAAGGTCTACTCGGTAAGCTATTTAAATGA
- a CDS encoding RNA-binding S4 domain-containing protein produces the protein MRLDKFLKVSRLIKRRTVAKDVSEQGRVLINGRESKPSSAVKIGDEITVQFGQKLVTVQVEKLVETTRKDEAAGMYTLLREEPVAKSSGLDW, from the coding sequence ATGCGTCTTGACAAATTCCTGAAAGTGTCTCGTTTAATTAAGCGCCGTACAGTGGCCAAGGATGTGTCCGAACAAGGTCGGGTGCTAATTAACGGGCGGGAATCTAAGCCAAGTAGTGCAGTTAAGATCGGTGACGAGATTACTGTACAATTTGGACAAAAGCTTGTAACGGTCCAAGTAGAAAAGCTGGTCGAAACGACTCGCAAGGACGAGGCCGCTGGTATGTATACTCTACTTCGGGAAGAGCCTGTTGCCAAAAGCAGCGGACTGGACTGGTAA
- a CDS encoding HU family DNA-binding protein — protein sequence MNKTDLVNNISEKNGLAKKDVEAVLNGFLGEITEALAKGDKVQLIGFGTFETRKRAGRTGRNPQTGTTIEIPESTVPAFKAGNKLKEAVN from the coding sequence ATGAACAAGACAGATTTGGTAAACAACATTTCCGAGAAAAACGGATTGGCAAAAAAAGATGTAGAAGCAGTATTGAACGGGTTCTTGGGTGAGATTACAGAAGCTTTGGCAAAAGGTGATAAAGTCCAACTGATCGGTTTCGGAACTTTTGAAACTCGCAAACGTGCAGGACGCACTGGTCGCAACCCGCAAACGGGCACAACGATTGAAATTCCAGAATCGACTGTACCGGCTTTCAAAGCTGGTAACAAGCTTAAAGAAGCCGTTAACTAA
- the mazG gene encoding nucleoside triphosphate pyrophosphohydrolase — protein MSATLTVVGLGSGNPDRLTLGIVKKLKAASVVYVRTKEHPVMAALSELEIASQSFDGLYESLSSFPEVYAAITSKLIEEARSAADGTDIVYAVPGHPMVAESAVSQLRERCPEEGIELQILGGESFLDEAFVRLGFDPIEGFQLLDASGIRSAQLQPELHTLIGQVYDSFTASETKLCLMELYPPEYEVVVGHALGVENEESIVKVPLYELDRLNGYGNLSLVYVPANRDEKLRNRTFARLHEIVDILRSPEGCPWDREQTHESLRKNLIEETYEVLETIDEDDPDHMKEELGDLLLQIMLHSQMEEELGTFSVFDVIEGLNDKLIFRHPHVFGDTNANDAEEALKNWEGMKAEEKRRKGVKPEELSVLSGVPRDLPALMKAYKLQKKASKVGFDWDNAKDCIAKIREEIDELQEAIDTNAASDDQILELGDLLFAVTNVARFIGADPEEALTRTNRKFVRRFQYIEQSLQRKGKSVEDSSLEEMEELWQEAKAEERKG, from the coding sequence ATGAGTGCAACATTAACAGTCGTCGGTCTCGGGTCAGGTAACCCTGATCGACTGACGCTAGGGATTGTAAAAAAGCTGAAAGCAGCATCCGTTGTCTACGTGCGTACGAAAGAGCATCCAGTCATGGCTGCCCTCTCCGAGCTTGAAATAGCTTCACAGTCCTTTGATGGATTGTATGAATCTTTATCCTCGTTTCCTGAGGTCTATGCAGCGATTACTTCAAAATTAATTGAAGAGGCTCGATCAGCAGCAGACGGTACAGATATTGTCTATGCGGTTCCCGGTCATCCTATGGTTGCGGAATCAGCGGTTTCGCAGCTGCGCGAGCGTTGCCCTGAGGAAGGCATTGAACTGCAAATATTGGGCGGAGAGAGCTTTCTCGATGAGGCGTTTGTTCGGCTAGGTTTTGATCCCATCGAAGGATTTCAGTTATTAGATGCTTCTGGTATTCGCAGCGCTCAGCTTCAGCCTGAACTGCATACCCTGATTGGCCAGGTGTACGATAGCTTTACCGCCTCGGAGACGAAATTATGTCTGATGGAGCTCTACCCGCCAGAGTATGAAGTAGTTGTGGGTCATGCACTAGGCGTGGAGAACGAAGAAAGTATTGTTAAAGTACCGCTATATGAACTGGATCGTCTCAACGGTTATGGAAATCTGTCACTGGTCTATGTGCCCGCGAATCGCGACGAGAAGCTAAGAAACCGCACCTTTGCCCGTTTACATGAAATTGTCGATATTTTGCGTAGTCCGGAAGGTTGTCCATGGGATCGGGAGCAGACACATGAATCCTTGCGCAAAAATCTAATCGAAGAAACCTACGAAGTCCTTGAAACGATTGATGAAGATGACCCGGACCATATGAAAGAGGAGCTGGGCGACCTTTTGCTGCAGATTATGCTTCACTCTCAAATGGAGGAGGAGCTTGGCACATTTAGTGTTTTTGACGTTATAGAAGGGCTGAATGATAAGCTTATCTTCCGTCACCCCCACGTATTTGGGGATACCAATGCGAATGATGCTGAAGAGGCTCTGAAGAACTGGGAGGGCATGAAGGCAGAGGAGAAGCGGCGTAAAGGCGTGAAGCCAGAGGAATTATCCGTACTCAGTGGTGTTCCACGTGATTTGCCTGCCCTTATGAAGGCGTACAAGCTTCAGAAAAAAGCATCGAAGGTGGGCTTTGACTGGGATAACGCCAAGGACTGCATAGCCAAGATTCGTGAAGAGATCGATGAGCTTCAGGAGGCGATTGATACAAATGCAGCGTCAGACGATCAAATTTTAGAACTTGGAGATTTGTTGTTCGCGGTTACGAATGTCGCCCGTTTTATCGGTGCAGATCCAGAAGAGGCATTAACCCGGACCAACCGCAAATTCGTGCGCCGGTTTCAATATATTGAGCAAAGCCTGCAGCGTAAAGGAAAGAGCGTAGAGGATAGTAGTTTGGAAGAGATGGAAGAACTGTGGCAAGAAGCTAAGGCTGAGGAGCGAAAAGGCTAG
- a CDS encoding polysaccharide biosynthesis protein translates to MKSNTQTSRLLQGAFILSAAAIISKLIGTLQKIPLQNLGGDAVFGIYNTVYPLYTMLLTVAMLGLPAAISKFVAEASAGRRDDEGRRILLLSAVITGISGLVIGAITYAGAPIIAGWVGNSHVIPALRTSAWGLAVIPIMSALRGYFQGLHNMVPTAVSQIVEQSVRVTVMIALLLYLTSQGAGAESIAAGALLGSAGGGAAGLVIMLLYLRRHRRLLRQDATSDIVASVGSQGLKPPNAENLGRFNPRIIGVKASVLLAYGIPVMLGALAMPLIGLVDVFTVPRLLSSVGSEVEAMTQFGIYNRGLPLVQIVTMIATSLSVVFIPALAEAKYKGDTKLIETRCSLSLRWFWLLGLAASAGLAVLAEPINMALYGDIAGSSTMTWLALTAVGGTVSIISAALLQGLGYVRAPALHLLAAALLKAALNLLLVPQQGITGAAIAGVAAHSFAAALNVLLLYRRGHLRLRLADALARPALLTAGLALAAAAASWGVGAAATAAGIGGGRTASLAQSLLGVLAGCLVFAVGAIALRLLSESELRQLPGFGPSLADKLKKLRLFP, encoded by the coding sequence ATGAAATCTAACACACAAACATCGCGGTTGCTGCAAGGGGCTTTTATTCTAAGTGCAGCAGCGATTATCTCAAAGCTTATAGGCACACTCCAAAAAATCCCGTTGCAAAATTTAGGCGGAGATGCGGTATTTGGTATATACAACACAGTGTATCCCTTATACACGATGTTGTTAACGGTAGCTATGCTGGGTCTGCCAGCGGCCATATCCAAGTTTGTCGCTGAAGCATCTGCAGGAAGGCGGGATGACGAGGGTCGGCGGATTCTGCTGTTATCTGCGGTAATAACGGGCATTAGTGGTTTGGTTATCGGAGCAATCACCTATGCAGGTGCACCGATTATCGCTGGGTGGGTGGGCAACTCGCATGTGATACCCGCCTTGCGAACAAGTGCTTGGGGATTAGCGGTTATTCCAATTATGTCAGCTTTGCGCGGTTACTTTCAGGGTCTTCATAATATGGTGCCGACGGCTGTGTCACAAATTGTAGAGCAGTCCGTACGCGTTACAGTGATGATTGCACTGCTGTTATATCTGACCTCACAGGGGGCAGGCGCTGAGAGCATCGCTGCTGGCGCATTGCTCGGCTCAGCTGGGGGAGGGGCTGCAGGGCTTGTGATTATGCTGCTGTATTTGCGGCGTCATCGGCGGCTGTTAAGGCAGGACGCTACTTCAGATATTGTTGCTTCTGTCGGAAGTCAGGGTTTAAAGCCGCCTAATGCGGAAAATCTGGGGCGTTTTAATCCTCGTATTATAGGTGTTAAAGCAAGTGTATTGCTGGCTTATGGAATTCCTGTGATGCTTGGCGCGCTGGCAATGCCTCTTATCGGTCTTGTAGATGTATTCACTGTACCTCGCTTGCTATCCTCTGTAGGAAGTGAAGTGGAGGCGATGACACAGTTTGGTATATACAATCGTGGTTTGCCGCTAGTGCAGATTGTAACGATGATTGCCACTTCTTTGTCTGTCGTGTTCATTCCAGCCTTGGCAGAGGCGAAGTACAAGGGAGACACTAAGCTGATTGAGACCCGTTGCAGCTTGTCGCTGCGTTGGTTCTGGCTGTTAGGTCTTGCGGCCTCAGCAGGCCTAGCAGTACTTGCTGAGCCGATTAATATGGCTCTTTACGGCGACATCGCTGGCAGCAGCACTATGACTTGGCTGGCCTTAACCGCTGTTGGCGGTACAGTCAGCATCATCTCGGCTGCGCTCCTGCAGGGCCTCGGCTACGTGCGTGCCCCGGCCCTGCACCTTTTGGCCGCCGCGCTGCTCAAGGCGGCCCTGAACCTGCTGCTAGTTCCGCAGCAGGGCATTACCGGCGCGGCCATCGCTGGCGTGGCCGCGCATTCGTTCGCAGCAGCGCTCAACGTGCTGCTGCTGTACCGCCGGGGCCATCTGCGGCTTCGCCTCGCAGATGCCCTGGCACGGCCCGCGCTGCTCACAGCGGGCCTGGCTCTTGCCGCCGCAGCCGCCAGCTGGGGCGTGGGCGCTGCGGCTACGGCCGCTGGCATCGGCGGCGGGCGCACCGCCAGCTTGGCGCAGAGCCTGCTCGGGGTGCTCGCAGGCTGCTTGGTCTTCGCCGTGGGGGCTATAGCCCTGCGGCTCCTTAGCGAGAGCGAGCTTCGCCAGCTTCCGGGCTTCGGCCCGTCCCTGGCGGACAAGCTCAAGAAGCTACGCTTGTTCCCTTAA
- the spoVT gene encoding stage V sporulation protein T, translated as MKATGIVRRIDDLGRVVIPKEIRRTLRIREGDPLEIFVDRDGEVILKKYSPIGELGDFAKEYAESLFEGTGHITMIADRDTFIALAGGSKKDYLEKQVGMLLEKVMDSRKTVLETNEGSYEIAKDHPDLVSSYVASPIISGGDPIGCVVMISKDDSVKMSSMEVKMSETAAAFLGKQMEQ; from the coding sequence ATGAAAGCTACTGGAATTGTTCGGCGTATTGATGATCTCGGACGAGTGGTTATTCCCAAAGAAATTAGACGTACTCTACGGATTAGAGAAGGCGACCCATTGGAAATATTCGTCGATCGGGACGGTGAAGTCATACTCAAGAAATATTCCCCGATTGGCGAGCTGGGTGACTTTGCAAAAGAGTACGCGGAGTCATTGTTCGAAGGTACTGGGCATATTACGATGATTGCTGATCGTGATACCTTTATCGCACTTGCTGGGGGCTCCAAGAAAGACTATTTGGAGAAACAAGTCGGAATGCTCTTGGAGAAGGTTATGGATAGTCGTAAGACTGTACTGGAAACCAATGAAGGCAGTTATGAAATCGCTAAAGATCATCCGGATTTGGTGTCCTCATATGTAGCCTCACCGATCATTTCCGGTGGAGATCCTATTGGTTGTGTAGTGATGATAAGCAAGGATGATTCGGTGAAAATGTCGTCAATGGAAGTGAAAATGTCGGAAACGGCTGCCGCATTCCTTGGCAAGCAAATGGAGCAGTAA